The Sphingobium sp. JS3065 genomic sequence CATGCCCGAAACCGTATGGGGAAGTCCCGCGCGCAGTGCTGCGGTACGGCCAATAGTGGCCTGATGCCCCTGCTGCAGCGACGCGCCTAGCAGAACGTCGTCAATCTCAGCAGGATCGACGCCGGCACGCTGGACCGCCGCGACGATTGCGTGCGACGCGAGCGTGGGCGCGGGCGTTGCGTTAAACGCGCCCCGATAGGCGCGACCGATCGGCGTTCTGGCCATAGACACAATCACAGCATCGCGCATTTCAGGCCTCCTGGGTCACTGCGAGGCGGAAACCAGCTTTCCGCAATTCAACATCACCCTGGACGCCACCGCGCTCGGGAACAATCTCCCCGTCGCGATCGGTAAGCTCGGCATACCGGCTAAGGATTTGCTCTGCCGCATCTTCCCCGGGTGGAACGAAGATGCCAGACGTCAGGGTGATGTTGGCCTCCTCGAAGCTCCCTGCGCCAGCACAAATGATTGCCCGATTTGGCGCAGCTTCGGAGACGAGGGCCAGAACGGCGGGGCTTACCTGGGCTGGAGCGAGAGCATCGAGCATATTCTGAGGCATCAAGCCTTCGAGCATCCGCGTTGCGGCTGTTGGCGCCAGACAATTGACGCGCACGTTGTACTTTTCGCCCTCCAGACCAAGTGTTTGCATGAACCCCACGAGCGCCAGCTTGGCCGCACCATAGTTCGACTGCCCGAAATTGCCGTAAAGGCCTGACGACGAGGTAGTCATAACAATACGACCATAACCCTGATCGCGCATGAGATCCCAAACTGCCTTGGTGCAGTTAACGGCGCCCATCAGGTGGACGTCCACCACTGCACGGAAATCGGCCAGATCCATTTTGGCAAACGTCC encodes the following:
- a CDS encoding SDR family NAD(P)-dependent oxidoreductase, with the translated sequence MVDLSGRVAIVTGAGGGLGREHALLLARQGAKVLVNDLGGAADGTGASLSAAEKVVSEIKSAGGEAIANGASVTDYAEVEAMVADVIARWGRVDILVNNAGILRDRTFAKMDLADFRAVVDVHLMGAVNCTKAVWDLMRDQGYGRIVMTTSSSGLYGNFGQSNYGAAKLALVGFMQTLGLEGEKYNVRVNCLAPTAATRMLEGLMPQNMLDALAPAQVSPAVLALVSEAAPNRAIICAGAGSFEEANITLTSGIFVPPGEDAAEQILSRYAELTDRDGEIVPERGGVQGDVELRKAGFRLAVTQEA